From the genome of Latilactobacillus curvatus JCM 1096 = DSM 20019:
ATCCAGAAGCCAGCTATACGTTGACGACCGTCGATCATTATCTATTCATTCCATTCTTTCCAACAATTGAGATTGTTGGCGAGACCGAGATCGTGTTCCCTGATTTTCTCAGAGACGCGGTCGCTAAATATTTAAGTAAACATTATCCCTTATAAGGGAAGAGGAGGTTCGCTGTGGCGGATACGAAAAACAGTCCCAAGATTGCCAAGAAAGTGACCAAGGCGATTGAAAAAGAAATGATCGCTTCAGCCAAACAACCGGAAGTGCCACAACACGTTGTCATGAAGACTGAAACCACGCTTGAGATTGATAAATGTGCTTATGAAGTCGTTGTGAACTATCGTGAAGGCTTCGACGCTGAAAAGTTGAACGAACGCTATAATGAAGTGTTGGCTAAGTACGATTATATTGTGGCTGACTGGGGCTTTGAACAACTGCGTTTGAAGGGCTTTTACAAAGCAACCAACAAACGCGCTAATAAAGATCAATTAATCAATACGTTACAAGATTATCTATACGAATACTGCAACTTTGGTTGTGCCTACTTTGTTTTGGAACGTCAAGGCAAGCCAATCATTAAGAATGAGAATCGGCGGAGTAATCGCCAACGTGGTCAGCAACGGCGTCGGCGTCAAAAGCCAGGTTTTACAGAACGGAAAGTCACCGATAACAAGCAAAAAGTGACTAAAGAACGCCCTCAAAAGGCGGTAACCGAGAATCAAAAATCAGTTAATAAGCGTCATTTTAAGATCCGTCCTTTGGAACACAATAAAAAGTAAAACGTAATTGGAGTTAGACAACTATGACAAACACAGATTATGCAGGGTATTTAATTGATTTAGACGGCACCGTGTATCGCGGCCGTGATCGGATGCCAGAAGCCAAAGATTTCATTGAACGCCTACAAGCAAAACAAATTCCGTTCATGTTTTTGACGAACAACACTACGAAATCACCAGCTGCTGTGATTCAGAATTTGGCGGATAACCATGACATTCATGCGGCAGTTGACCAAGTGTATACCCCTTCTTTGGCAACGGCGCGCTATCTATTGAATTTAAACGGTGGTACAGCGAATGGCAAAACGGTCTACGTGATTGGAGAACTCGGTTTGAAGCAGGCTCTATCAGATGCCGGTTTTAGAACCAATGAATTCGATCCAGACTACGTGGTAGTTGGTTTGGATTATGATGTGACTTATCACAAGTTTGAATTAGCAACGTTAGCGATTAAGCGCGGTGCATTATTCATCGGCACCAATGCGGATACGAATTTACCAAACGAACGCGGGCTAGTGCCAGGTGCTGGTTCAGTGATTGCGATGGTTGAACGGGCAACGCAACAAAGTGCACTCTATATCGGTAAGCCTGAAAAAATCATTATGGAAATGGCCTTAGAGCAATTCGGCTTGACGAAGGAACAAGTGGTGATGGTTGGCGATAACTACAATACAGATATCAAGG
Proteins encoded in this window:
- a CDS encoding YutD family protein; protein product: MADTKNSPKIAKKVTKAIEKEMIASAKQPEVPQHVVMKTETTLEIDKCAYEVVVNYREGFDAEKLNERYNEVLAKYDYIVADWGFEQLRLKGFYKATNKRANKDQLINTLQDYLYEYCNFGCAYFVLERQGKPIIKNENRRSNRQRGQQRRRRQKPGFTERKVTDNKQKVTKERPQKAVTENQKSVNKRHFKIRPLEHNKK
- a CDS encoding TIGR01457 family HAD-type hydrolase; this encodes MTNTDYAGYLIDLDGTVYRGRDRMPEAKDFIERLQAKQIPFMFLTNNTTKSPAAVIQNLADNHDIHAAVDQVYTPSLATARYLLNLNGGTANGKTVYVIGELGLKQALSDAGFRTNEFDPDYVVVGLDYDVTYHKFELATLAIKRGALFIGTNADTNLPNERGLVPGAGSVIAMVERATQQSALYIGKPEKIIMEMALEQFGLTKEQVVMVGDNYNTDIKAGLNAGMDTLLVYTGVSTPEDVAKEALQPTHIINDLTEWDV